The following proteins are encoded in a genomic region of Nycticebus coucang isolate mNycCou1 chromosome 19, mNycCou1.pri, whole genome shotgun sequence:
- the LOC128571923 gene encoding 40S ribosomal protein S2-like: protein MKIKSLEEIYLFSLPIKESEIIDFFLGASLKDEVLKIMPVQKQTHAGQRTRFKVFVAIGDYNGHVGLGIKCSKEAATTIRGAIILAKLSIVPVRRGYWGNKMGKPHTAPCKVTGRCGSVLVRLIPAPTGTGIVSAPVSKKLLMMAGINDCYTSARGCTATLGNFAKATFDAISKTYSYLTPDLWKETVFTKSPYQEFTDHLVKTHTRVSVQRTQAPAVATT from the exons ATGAAGATCAAATCCCTGGAGGAGAtatatcttttctctctgcccATTAAGGAATCTGAGATCATTGATTTTTTCTTGGGGGCATCTCTCAAGGATGAAGTTTTGAAGATTATGCCAGTGCAAAAACAGACCCACGCTGGTCAGCGGACCAGGTTCAAGGTGTTTGTTGCTATTGGGGACTACAATGGTCACGTTGGTCTGGGTATTAAGTGTTCCAAGGAAGCAGCCACTACCATCCGAGGTGCCATCATCCTGGCCAAGCTCTCTATTGTCCCAGTGCGGAGAGGCTACTGGGGGAATAAGATGGGCAAGCCTCACACTGCTCCTTGCAAGGTGACAGGCCGCTGTGGCTCTGTGCTGGTACGTCTCATCCCTGCTCCTACAGGAACTGGCATTGTCTCAGCGCCTGTGTCTAAGAAGCTGCTAATGATGGCTGGGATCAATGACTGCTACACTTCAGCCAGGGGCTGCACTGCCACCCTGGGCAACTTTG CCAAGGCCACTTTTGATGCCATTTCCAAGACCTACAGCTATCTCACTCCTGATCTCTGGAAAGAGACAGTGTTCACCAAGTCTCCTTACCAAGAATTCACTGACCATCTTGTTAAGACCCACACCAGAGTCTCTGTGCAGAGGACCCAGGCTCCAGCTGTGGCTACAACATAG
- the TMEM200C gene encoding transmembrane protein 200C, translated as MIATGGLLRISARKQDPLRPPSQVPKRKRKARKRRKNDVVVVKGKLKLCSISGLVALCGILVLLVGIAMAVVGYWPKANGASKEGGKQLPSAGSGHRVPNTANSSNGGGKNRSKSHSGTPGSVNSSSVGAPRGTPPARPAAPASSSTSVGFFFSVFSGYLHSDKLKVFGPLIMGIGIFLFICANAVLHENRDKKTKIINLRDLYSTVIDVHSLRAKDLAAAAAAAAAAAAASSSSSAPTSAPPGAAPLNGFLSYVQSRGLELKPGSCCGAGDAFGAAAMLAKGSWPHPSALSGGGARSAASPPDLASSPRCPREPPRLAEAVYSIYRERSGVASRCRAAAASGVSSPAPCSPPESWGRQSTASSLVGSSLSAFALLPLQGDRDRDGDAEGASCSWQRPPGARGPRETPPGELDLSLTSLRGAEGGAGWARSELEEPEGAVALRTARGQGCRPPRTGRYPALRRRSTSGLPDYRAPRSPEPPPSPGSGDLDFSLLAETASSSPPLRLQDSPAARRDSGSSRSDDPSSSNKGYAPLQEAGTSLESVVDTVASDRQDCEAATGLGAEQSTLEGASQEPPSAEQPQPVQRQFTNKEKLFMISRSHAIGVEGELEGAGT; from the coding sequence ATGATCGCCACCGGAGGCCTGCTGAGGATTTCCGCCAGAAAGCAGGATCCCCTCCGGCCCCCAAGCCAGGTCCCCAAACGCAAGCGGAAAGCCAGAAAGAGGCGCAAGAACGACGTGGTGGTGGTGAAAGGGAAGCTGAAGCTGTGCTCCATCTCGGGGCTGGTGGCCTTGTGCGGGATCCTGGTGCTGCTGGTGGGCATAGCCATGGCAGTGGTGGGCTACTGGCCCAAGGCCAACGGGGCCAGTAAGGAGGGGGGTAAGCAGCTGCCGTCCGCGGGCAGTGGCCACCGCGTCCCAAACACTGCCAATAGCAGCAACGGTGGCGGTAAAAACAGGTCCAAGAGCCACTCGGGGACTCCGGGGAGTGTCAACTCCAGTTCGGTGGGAGCGCCCAGGGGCACGCCCCCAGCGCGTCCCGCCGCCCCCGCCTCGTCCTCCACTTCAGTGGGGTTCTTCTTCAGTGTCTTCTCCGGCTACCTGCACTCCGACAAGCTCAAGGTCTTCGGGCCCCTCATCATGGGCATTGGTATCTTCCTCTTCATCTGCGCCAACGCCGTGCTCCACGAGAACAGGGACAAAAAGACCAAGATCATCAACCTGCGGGATCTCTACTCCACCGTCATCGACGTGCACAGCCTGCGCGCTAAAGACCTGGCGGCCGCCGCGGCcgcggctgctgctgctgcagccgCTTCCTCGTCGTCCTCGGCCCCCACCTCGGCGCCCCCCGGGGCCGCGCCGCTCAACGGCTTCCTTAGTTACGTGCAGTCTCGGGGCCTGGAGCTGAAGCCCGGGAGCTGCTGCGGCGCCGGAGATGCCTTCGGAGCTGCGGCGATGTTGGCCAAGGGCTCGTGGCCCCACCCCTCGGCGCTGAGTGGCGGCGGAGCCAGGAGCGCCGCGTCCCCGCCGGACCTGGCCTCGTCCCCGCGCTGCCCGCGGGAGCCCCCGCGCCTCGCCGAGGCCGTGTACAGCATCTACCGCGAGCGCTCGGGCGTGGCCAGCCGTTGCCGGGCCGCGGCTGCCAGCGGCGTCAGCAGCCCGGCGCCCTGCAGCCCACCCGAGAGCTGGGGGCGCCAGAGCACCGCCAGCTCCCTCGTGGGCTCCTCGCTGAGCGCCTTCGCGCTGCTACCCTTGCAAGGGGACCGCGACAGGGACGGGGACGCAGAGGGCGCGAGCTGCAGTTGGCAGAGGCCTCCCGGGGCGCGCGGGCCCCGGGAGACCCCGCCGGGCGAGCTGGACCTGAGTTTGACCAGCCTCCGAGGCGCGGAGGGCGGCGCGGGCTGGGCGCGCAGCGAGCTGGAGGAGCCCGAGGGCGCGGTGGCGCTGCGCACCGCCAGGGGGCAGGGCTGCCGCCCGCCTAGGACCGGCAGGTACCCGGCTCTGCGGCGCCGCAGCACCAGCGGCCTCCCAGACTACCGGGCGCCGCGGTCCCCGGAACCCCCGCCCTCCCCGGGCAGCGGGGACCTGGACTTCAGCCTTTTGGCCGAAACTGCCTCCTCCTCGCCTCCCCTGCGACTGCAGGACTCTCCTGCGGCCAGGCGGGACTCGGGGAGTTCGCGGTCGGACGACCCAAGCAGCAGCAATAAGGGCTACGCTCCTCTGCAGGAGGCCGGCACCTCCCTGGAGTCGGTCGTGGACACCGTAGCCAGTGACAGGCAGGATTGCGAGGCCGCCACCGGCCTAGGTGCGGAGCAGAGCACCCTGGAGGGTGCCAGCCAAGAGCCACCCTCTGCCGAGCAACCTCAGCCTGTGCAGAGGCAGTTTACAAACAAGGAGAAACTCTTCATGATTTCCCGGTCTCATGCCATAGGGGTGGAAGGAGAACTGGAAGGCGCTGGCACTTAg